A DNA window from Daucus carota subsp. sativus chromosome 3, DH1 v3.0, whole genome shotgun sequence contains the following coding sequences:
- the LOC108211054 gene encoding metalloendoproteinase 1 → MAQHLTLISCITLFLLLLIVPSNAGNPTRKKLPSKYENLEIKEPLMVLSNSKNPESLHVPSNSENLATKERQPFGFLNHLKGGKKGENLAGIRELKKYLNKFGYLNYKSINAHDNDHFDDMLEAAVKTYQANYNLKITGILDSETISKMVMPRCGFPDIINGTNSMTKKHQGHQHHSPNKLHIVAHYSYYGGSYKWPAGKTHLYYWFETHITSLSVKRAVRGAVNRWASYTQHFSFEETLDSQSSDLTVTFYRGDHGDGSAFDGPGGVIAHAFFPTDGRLHFDADEPWSIGAIPNYVDLESVALHQIGHLLGLGHSTVPDAIMYPGISYGVVKTNFHPDDRQGIKALYNF, encoded by the coding sequence ATGGCACAGCATTTAACGCTTATATCATGTATCACTCTCTTCTTGCTCCTTCTGATTGTTCCATCAAATGCAGGAAATCCTACACGAAAAAAGCTTCCATCCAAATACGAAAACCTTGAAATTAAAGAGCCTCTTATGGTTTTATCCAACTCAAAAAACCCAGAGTCACTTCATGTTCCGTCCAATTCAGAAAACCTTGCAACTAAAGAGCGGCAGCCTTTCGGTTTTCTAAATCATCTTAAAGGAGGCAAAAAAGGGGAAAATTTAGCAGGCATTCGTGAGCTGAAAAAATATCTCAACAAATTTGGATACCTAAACTATAAATCTATAAATGCACATGATAATGACCATTTTGATGATATGCTTGAGGCTGCTGTAAAAACGTACCAGGCCAACTATAATCTCAAGATTACCGGTATacttgattctgaaacaatatCAAAGATGGTGATGCCACGATGTGGATTTCCCGATATCATAAATGGGACTAATAGCATGACAAAGAAACATCAGGGGCATCAACATCACAGTCCTAACAAACTCCATATAGTCGCTCACTACAGTTACTACGGAGGCAGCTACAAATGGCCAGCTGGCAAGACTCATCTTTATTACTGGTTTGAAACGCACATAACCTCCTTAAGTGTCAAACGGGCTGTACGAGGAGCAGTAAACAGATGGGCTTCGTACACACAGCATTTCAGTTTCGAAGAAACTTTGGATTCCCAAAGCTCTGACCTGACGGTTACTTTCTATAGAGGTGACCATGGGGATGGTTCTGCGTTTGATGGTCCAGGAGGAGTTATTGCTCATGCATTTTTCCCAACAGATGGAAGATTACACTTTGATGCGGATGAGCCGTGGTCCATAGGAGCTATTCCTAATTATGTTGATCTGGAGAGTGTTGCTCTGCATCAAATTGGGCACCTTCTTGGACTTGGTCACAGCACTGTCCCAGATGCAATTATGTATCCAGGTATTTCTTACGGAGTGGTCAAAACTAATTTTCATCCTGATGATCGTCAAGGAATCAAAGCGCTCTATAACTTCTAG